In Roseibium algicola, the DNA window CCAAGTGCGGCTAAAAAACACCGCCTGCTGCTTTTAAATACCAACCCTGCTCACCGACGTCACCCCAACAGCTCTCCTCTTGCTTATTGCCGATAAAACGACATACTGACATCAAATCGCACTTTAGTGACTTTCGCCACACTATTATTCTTATCCATATGGCACGATCCATTTCGAAGCCCAAAGCGACATCGCTTTTGAACACTCCACAAGGGAGGATTGAAATCGTGACCCCTACTGTATTTTCGCTCGACCGGAACAATGCCGCTCGGACCGGCCTTCGCCGCGCTCTCCTGGTTGCTTCCGTTTCTCTCGCCATTGCCTTGCCGGCACTTGGAACCGCTCCGGCTTTTGCCCAGGACGCCACCTATTCGGCCGATGAAGTCAGCAAGCACTTCAAGCAGCTCAAAACGCGTTCACTGAAGCCGGCTGGCGGAACACGAGCTCTTTGTATCGGTACTCGCGACGAATGTAATCCGAACGCCAAACCGGAAGAAGGCGGTCAGGTCGCAGTCTCCCAGGACGGTGCAAAGACCGAAGGTGGTGAAACGGAACAGACCCTTGTGGTCGATCCGGAAACCAACGCCATCGACGCTGCCTTCAACCTGCTGGTTTCGTTCGAATATGCTTCGGCCAAGCTCAGCACGTCCGCACAGGCCAACCTTCGTGAGTTTGCCAAGGGCATCAATGATCCCGATCTGGCCAAAGCCACATTCGTGATCGAAGGCCATACCGACGGAATTGGCTCGACCAACTACAACCAGCGTCTTTCCGAAGACCGTGCGCAAGCGGTTACCCAGTATCTTGTCAACCTCGGCGTCAGCCGGGACCGCCTGAAAACTGTTGCCTACGGCGAATCCCGACCAAAGGTTGCTGATGTAAACGATCCGGCAAACCGCCGCGTTGAAAGCAAGCTGGTACTCGAGCAATAAAAATACACACACCAGACATGCCGGACCGGAGCTTTTCCCGGTCCGGGTCTCCTGAACAATAACCGGGACCGATCCCGGACATACCACCGGAATGCATACCGGGCTGGGGAGCACGAATGAATTTCGATCCGGAAACCTACGGCACTGAAGTAGCGCCGGGTGCTGGCTGCGGGCCGGACCTCTATGATACCGAACCCGCATTTGCCGCGCTTCTGGATTCGTGTGAGGAATTGCTGCCGGAGCGGTTCAGCGAATTCGACCGATCCGAGATCGACTTTACCGACCTCTTCAAGCAGATGGACGGCTTCCTGAAGCAGTCCAGAGACTTGAGACTGCTTGTCATTCTCGCGCAGTTCGGTCTGCTGAGCGGTCAAGTCCATACGTTTGCGAACTCGATTCGCATCATTCGCAAACTTTTGGAGAACCATTGGGACGACGTCCATCCAAGCGATGCCGACTTCGGCCACATGGAACGAATCGGAGCGCTCGAATCCCTCAACAACAGGC includes these proteins:
- a CDS encoding OmpA family protein, with the protein product MTPTVFSLDRNNAARTGLRRALLVASVSLAIALPALGTAPAFAQDATYSADEVSKHFKQLKTRSLKPAGGTRALCIGTRDECNPNAKPEEGGQVAVSQDGAKTEGGETEQTLVVDPETNAIDAAFNLLVSFEYASAKLSTSAQANLREFAKGINDPDLAKATFVIEGHTDGIGSTNYNQRLSEDRAQAVTQYLVNLGVSRDRLKTVAYGESRPKVADVNDPANRRVESKLVLEQ